Proteins encoded in a region of the Magallana gigas chromosome 8, xbMagGiga1.1, whole genome shotgun sequence genome:
- the LOC136270673 gene encoding cell death abnormality protein 1-like: MSVATSSGRLLFFVISILLDFILINAAGLHLKNSKMARDGISSVTEKECSINLYNANGTCTKCPKGTQGKSCSEKCQANMYGELCLEKCDCQPHHECNNIHGCIDTWGICSNKESRDVICCDNFMLSNGYCKACPSGTFWTNCSLVCPDGYYGMFPKKRVTAKCQNVIKLLDVLKTVTLILTIIVF; this comes from the exons ATGTCTGTTGCAACATCAAGCGGTCGacttttgttttttgtgatAAGTATCTTATTAGATTTCATATTAATCAATGCCGCAGGATTACACCTTAAGAACTCAAAAATGGCTAGGGATGGCATTTCTTCAGTTAC GGAAAAGGAATGCAGCATCAACTTATACAATGCTAACGGCACATGTACTA AATGTCCAAAAGGAACACAAGGGAAAAGTTGTTCTGAAAAATGTCAAGCCAACATGTACGGAGAATTATGTTTAGAGAAATGCGACTGCCAACCACACCATGAATGCAATAACATACATGGCTGCATAG ATACTTGGGGGATATGCAGTAATAAGGAAAG CCGTGATGTGATTTGTTGTGATAACTTCATGCTGTCTAATGGATATTGCAAAG CTTGTCCATCGGGAACATTTTGGACAAATTGTTCTCTGGTATGTCCTGACGGTTATTACGGTATGTTTCCAAAGAAACGTGTGACTGCAAAATGTCAGAATGTGATAAAGCTGTTGGATGTCCTAAAAACGGTAACCCTAATCTTAACCATCATTGTATTTTAg